CGCCAGCGCCGGGGGCAGGGCCGCATCGAGGGTGCCCGCCACCCCCAGGGGCAGCGCGCCGGTCAGCGCGCCGGTGGGGTCGATCACCGTGCTGATGCCGGTATTGGCCGCGCGCACCAGGGGCATGCCGCGCTCGATCGCGCGGAACCGGGCCAGCACCAGGTGCTGTTGCGGGCCTGCGAACTGGCCGAACCAGGCGTCATTGGTGATCTGCAGCATCCAGTCGGCCTCGGCCAGCCGGGCGCGGCCGAAATTCGGAAAGATCGCCTCGTAGCAGATCAACGGCAGGGCGCGCCCGAGCGGGCCGAAATCCAGCACTTGCGGACCCGGCCCGGCCAGGAAGCCGCCGCCCTCGGCCACGGCCAGGCCGCGAATGCCCAGGCGCGCGGCGAGATCGCCGAAGGGGACGTATTCGCCGAAAGGGACCAGATGGGCCTTGTCGTAGATCTGCGCCGGTATGCCCGTGGCGTCCAGCACCGCCAGCGCGTTGGTCGCCCCCGCCGGGGTGCCGCGCACGGCACCCAGCACCACCGGCGCGTCGCCCGCGGTCTCGGCGATCTGCGACAGGAGCGGGCCCGCGTTTTCCAGCCGGTAGGCGATCGCGGTTTCGGGCCAGATCACGAGGGCGGGCGGGGCCCCGGGCGCGGGCCGCGCGGTCAGGTCCAGCAGCCGGGCATAGAAGATCGGGATCATCCCGGGATCCCATTTCAGGTGTTGCGCCGCGTTGGGCTGGACCAGCCGCAGCACCGGCGCGTCGGGCGGGATCGCGGGCGGGTCGGGGCGCAGCATCCCCAGCCCGGTCAGCAGCGCCAGCCCCGCCGCCCCGGTGGCCAGCCCCCGTCCGAGCGGTTGGGCGCGCGCCAGCACGAGGATGCAGAGCGTCGCCAGCCCCAGCCCGTGCAGGCCCCAGAAGGCCGCGGTCTGGGCCGCGTGCGTGTCGATCCAGATCGTGCCGATCAGCGCCCAGGGAAAGCCGGTAAAGACATAGCTGCGCAGCATCTCCGCCGACATCAGCGCCAGGGCGAAGCCCAGCCCGCGGGGCAGGCCGGGCCGCAGGCCGCCCGCAAGCGCCCCGGCGGCGGCCCAGAAGAGCGCGAGCCCCCCAGCCATCAGCACCAGCGCGAAGGGCGCCATCCAGCCGTGGCGCGCCACGTCCACCAGGAACGGCTCCACGATCCAGTGCAGGGTCAGGGCGAAATAGGCCGCGCCCGCGCGCCAGGCGGTCCAGGCCCCGGCGCGCCAGCCGGAGGATCGGTCGAGCCGCGCCAGCAGCCCCGCCAGCCCCAGCAGCGCCAGCGGCCAGAGCCCGAGGGGCGCCTGCCCGAGACCGATGGCCAGCCCGCAGAGAACATCCGCGAGGCGAGGCCATCGCGCGAGGACCGGGCTGCGTGCCAAGGTTACTCCGCCGCGGGGGCCAGGGGCGCGGGGGGCGGGCTCTTGCGGACGCGGACGCGCTTGATCCGGCGCGGATCGGCGTCGACCACTTCGAACTCGACCCCGGTCTCGTGGGGGATGACCTCCCCGCGCACTGGGACCCGGCCGGTCAGCTTGAAGACCAGGCCGCCGAGGGTGTCGATCTCCTCGTCGTCGCCGGGGGAGATCAGCGAGACGCTGAGCTCGCGCTCCAGCTCGTCCAGGGGCGCCTTGGCCTGCACCAGGTAGACGCCCGGTTTCTCCCGCGACCAGAGCCGGTCCTCGGGTTCGTCATGCTCGTCCTCGATCTCGCCGATGACCTGTTCGATCAGGTCCTCGATGGTCACCAGCCCGTCGGTGCCGCCGTATTCGTCGATCACCAGCGCCATGTGCATGCGGTCCTTCTGCATCTTTTGC
The Dinoroseobacter shibae DFL 12 = DSM 16493 genome window above contains:
- the lnt gene encoding apolipoprotein N-acyltransferase; this encodes MARSPVLARWPRLADVLCGLAIGLGQAPLGLWPLALLGLAGLLARLDRSSGWRAGAWTAWRAGAAYFALTLHWIVEPFLVDVARHGWMAPFALVLMAGGLALFWAAAGALAGGLRPGLPRGLGFALALMSAEMLRSYVFTGFPWALIGTIWIDTHAAQTAAFWGLHGLGLATLCILVLARAQPLGRGLATGAAGLALLTGLGMLRPDPPAIPPDAPVLRLVQPNAAQHLKWDPGMIPIFYARLLDLTARPAPGAPPALVIWPETAIAYRLENAGPLLSQIAETAGDAPVVLGAVRGTPAGATNALAVLDATGIPAQIYDKAHLVPFGEYVPFGDLAARLGIRGLAVAEGGGFLAGPGPQVLDFGPLGRALPLICYEAIFPNFGRARLAEADWMLQITNDAWFGQFAGPQQHLVLARFRAIERGMPLVRAANTGISTVIDPTGALTGALPLGVAGTLDAALPPALATPPYARLGDLPLLIAMIVSLLGLMTRSRARAH